The Synergistaceae bacterium genome includes a window with the following:
- a CDS encoding KH domain-containing protein, with amino-acid sequence GGNKILIRVAHEDVGRVIGKRGATINAIRLLAKAAAVKAGERVDVDIIED; translated from the coding sequence GGCGGAAATAAAATCCTGATTCGGGTTGCCCATGAGGACGTGGGGCGAGTAATCGGGAAGAGGGGAGCAACGATCAACGCTATCCGGCTGTTGGCCAAAGCGGCAGCAGTCAAGGCCGGTGAAAGGGTTGATGTTGACATCATCGAGGACTAA